GCCTTGTTTTATGTGGCTGTGCTTGCAGGGCTTCTTCACCGATTTCCTGTAAGCTTTTCTCAGGTAAGAATATTCATACTCTGTGGGTACATTGAAATTCATGCTTTCTGGCAAAGATATCTTGGTGAGATTTAGCATGTGGGCAGCAGACGGCTGGGCAGGTGGGCCACCGCAAGACACGTGGTCCGGGAGGTGCTAAGGTGTCTGAACAAGGGGATACTATCACTTTTGCTGATGTTGCAGGTGTTGATGAGGCGAAGGAGGAGCTGGAAGAAATCGTGGTATGCTAGGAATTCCTCAAATATCTCTGTAATTGTCAGGAGATTATCAAATTTTGTAGTGAAATTTTCTTACTCATTCAGGAAATGGTCTTTATATGCTCATGTTTACTGCCTAGGAATTCTTGAGGAGTCCTGACAAGTATATACGTCTTGGTGCTCGTCCTCCCCGGGGTGTTCTTTTGGTGAGTTGAATCTGAGTCTTTTCCGATGTTGAGTGATTTGCATTAGCCTGGGTAATTCTGTTTTATGACGTGGCAGAAAGTTCAACTTATTGAAATGGTTACCATCCAGAGCTAGTATGTTAGTGAACTACTCTTTTACTTGAGGATGCATTTTGTAGGCTTGCATGTTACATCTTGACATAATTTTTTCCATATGATTTGTAAGTATGGTTTTGTTTATGTTACAGGTGGGTCTTCCTGGGACAGGTAAGACTCTTCTAGCAAAGGCTGTAGCTGGGGAAGCTGAAGTTCCCTTTATAAGTTGTTCTGCTAGTGAATTTGTCGAGTTGTATGTTGGCATGGGTGCCTCACGTGTGAGGGACCTTTTTGCACGTGCAAAGAAGGAGGCCCCATCAATAATCTTTATAGATGAGGTTAGTCTatatgatttgaaaatttttggttgGCGGCAGTCTATGGAAGTGTTGATGGATTCAGTCATATTATCCCTTTTATGCAGATTGATGCTGTGGCAAAAAGTCGCGATGGCCGATTTCGCATTGTTAGCAATGATGAGCGAGAGCAAACCTTAAACCAGTTGCTGACTGTAAGCTTTCTTGGATAGTTTTCTATATGGTTatagaatttcaaaaatatatcaatcaaGATGATGTCTCTGGATTTGCATTGCAGGAGATGGATGGATTTGATAGCAACTCTGCTGTGATAGTTCTTGGAGCGACAAATCGTTCTGATGTCCTGGACCCAGCACTTCGCCGACCAGGGAGATTTGATCGTGTGGTTATGGTTTGTATTTTGATTCTGCtggatgttgaaattttatttgatgttcATTAACAGTGGTCTAACTAATATTACTTCTCATATGATTTTTAGGTAGAGACACCTGATAAGATTGGAAGAGAAGCCATTTTAAAAGTACACGTTTCCAAGAAAGAACTTCCTCTTGCAAAGGATATTGACCTTGGGGACATTGCTTCTATGACAACTGGTTTTACTGGGTATTTCCATGCCTTCCGCTTTAGCCCCTATTAGAACTACTCCTTTCCTTTTCTCACttttctgaaaatatttttcattaatacgAAGGGatacttttttcattttctaaattatgCAGGGCAGATCTTGCAAATTTGGTAAATGAAGCAGCTTTGCTGGCTGGAAGACTAAACAAAGTTGTTGTggagaaaattgattttattcatgCAGTGGAGCGCTCGATAGCTGTATcattatctctctctctctctctctctctccaagCATCCATATCCCTCAATTTGCTTTAAGTTCTTCCAtggtttttttaactttaactttaagtaaaatttattatttggggattctcaaaaaaaaaatttattatttggggAGGGATAATAAATTTACGGCTAACACAACTATTGATTCCATAGTTAACTTATTTTCCTCTTCTGTCCAAGTTGATTTTGGATATTTATTCTGCCTCTACTTGCTTTCTTAGTTTTGTTGAATTCTCCTAATTCTTTATGTCTTACACCTCCTTCCCACCtccccaagaaaaaaaaaaagtccttTTGTTTTCTGAACTGTGATATCTTGATTTTGATTGATCCAACATCGCAGTGAAAATAAtcagaaaatattaaatagcTGGTGAAAAGATGGAAAAACTGAAATATATTACCGTTTATAGGGCATAGAGAAGAAAACTGCAAAGTTAAAGGGGAGTGAGAAGGCTGTGGTTGCAAGGCATGAAGCTGGTCACGCAGTAGTAGGCACTGCAGTTGCAAGTCTTCTTCCTGGACAGCCACGTGTCGAGGTAAAGGATTGGAGAGACTCAAAATCTCAGTGTATGTCATGTATGTGTCACAAGGCATTAATCATTTGATATGTCTCTCTTGAGAAGACCTGAGCTTAAAAAGACCACTTAAGTGGTTATTGAACCATATATACTTCACTTGGTGAAGTGAAGTCTCAAGTGTAGCAATTCTTAGACTGTCCACGTTCCATGAGTTTTCTGGTTCGGAACGAGATATACAGTTCCACTCATGTCCATTTAGCACACATCAATTATATACTCATTGGTGCTCATAAGGCATGGATGATCTGACAACACTCATTTGATTTCATCTCATCAGAAACTAAGCATATTGCCAAGGACAGGAGGGGCACTGGGATTTACTTATACTCCAGCAAATGAGGATAGATATCTGCTGTTCATTGATGAGTTATGTGGTCGCCTGGTTACTCTACTTGGAGGACGTGCAGCAGAAGAAGTTGCTTATTCCGGTCGTATTTCCACTGGTGCTCTTGATGACATACGGCGAGCAACCGACATGGCGTACAAGGCAATAGCTGAATATGGTCTTAATCGGACAATAGGCCCTGTGTCTATAGCCACACTTTCGAGTGGTGGGATTGATGAATCTGGGGGAGGTGTTCCATGGGGAAGAGATCAGGTCCTCTGCTTTTGttagtttatttctttgttcCTTCTTTTTTAGCTACGGAGACCGATCTAATACTAATTATTATGTAACAGGGGCAGCTAGTTGACCTTGTACAAAGGGAGGTGAAAGCATTATTGCAATCAGCCCTGGAAGTAGCACTCTGTGTTGTTCGTGCTAATCCTGATGTTTTGGAGGGGCTTGGTGCCTGTCTGGAAGGTAATTATGTCACTGCTAACCTTGTATCGCTGTCATTGAGTTATCTTATTATGTTAACTTCCTTTGATCTGTGGATGCTGTAGTCCACTATAGGCCCATTATTTAGTTGCATAGACAGTTAGTTGCCTTATAGATTCTTCTAATAGAAAGTTGGTGCATGTAGTTGTAATGGTGTTCTAACTAGTATTCATATTtcagaaaaagagaaagtagAAGGGGAAGAGCTGCAAGAATGGTTGGGAATGGTGGTTGCGCCTATAGAACTCTCGAACTTTGTTGCTGGCAGACAAGAGGTTCTTCCCCCTGTACAAGGATCTCTCCTCCCACTCCAAGGAAGCTCTGGGTAACAATTACTGTTCACTCAACATTGAAGCAAAGAGAGCTATCTTACTGCTCTTCATTTCATATCACATCTACAGAC
This window of the Citrus sinensis cultivar Valencia sweet orange chromosome 8, DVS_A1.0, whole genome shotgun sequence genome carries:
- the LOC102611329 gene encoding ATP-dependent zinc metalloprotease FTSH 7, chloroplastic isoform X1; this encodes MSSIEFLRSTIHNRFLYANSSYNLHGGSFCHSRCRVYYHNTYRFASHAILFPSVIISNSQQKLSLKRGLLYSNQNLREIKILASSKDGESSETSESDGQSQSQTQSPTSTDSPTSQRREKRNKSNGFWWSKGKKFKWQPIIQAQEIGVLLLQLGIVMFVMRLLRPGIPLPGSEPRTSTTFVSVPYSDFLSKINSNQVAKVEVDGVHIMFKLKNDGSIQESEVITNKFQESESLLKSVTPTKRIVYTTTRPSDIKTPYEKMLENQVEFGSPDKRSGGFLNSALIALFYVAVLAGLLHRFPVSFSQQTAGQVGHRKTRGPGGAKVSEQGDTITFADVAGVDEAKEELEEIVEFLRSPDKYIRLGARPPRGVLLVGLPGTGKTLLAKAVAGEAEVPFISCSASEFVELYVGMGASRVRDLFARAKKEAPSIIFIDEIDAVAKSRDGRFRIVSNDEREQTLNQLLTEMDGFDSNSAVIVLGATNRSDVLDPALRRPGRFDRVVMVETPDKIGREAILKVHVSKKELPLAKDIDLGDIASMTTGFTGADLANLVNEAALLAGRLNKVVVEKIDFIHAVERSIAGIEKKTAKLKGSEKAVVARHEAGHAVVGTAVASLLPGQPRVEKLSILPRTGGALGFTYTPANEDRYLLFIDELCGRLVTLLGGRAAEEVAYSGRISTGALDDIRRATDMAYKAIAEYGLNRTIGPVSIATLSSGGIDESGGGVPWGRDQGQLVDLVQREVKALLQSALEVALCVVRANPDVLEGLGACLEEKEKVEGEELQEWLGMVVAPIELSNFVAGRQEVLPPVQGSLLPLQGSSG